The sequence AACTGTGCATTCTTCCAAGAATCGCGGATAACCGGCCATACCCACTTATTCCACTCCAAGCTGCTGATGTATAGGCCTTTGAAGCGCGTAAAGAATGGCAACCTTCCACAGCACTGGGAAACGGTTTCGGGCTATCCAGAAATCGGCACGTGCATTACTAGGTAAAGGGTTGATACAGACTTCGGATTCTCTAAACGGGAAAGCCTTCTCTCCTTGCCTTTTTACTGGGAAGTTCATCCCAACAAATCAAAACCAAATACCACACCAGCCAACTGACCAATAGTCGCTATGCTGCCCGCCGTCGGACCTTCCCCAATTGCACCAGTCCATAGGTTTGGCGAGCACGCAGAAACTCCTTGTTCTGTTGCCGTAGTGTTAGGCCGAGGTTGAAACGATGTCCTTCGCGACTACGGTGCTCGCATGGTCGTTCAATCTGCCGCTAACTGGTGAGCTTTGCTGGGTTCGGCTGGTGTGTCTACTCGCAAATACAAATAGTAGTCACGGACTCGTTATCGCTAGGCCCCCTGCTTTCCCTTCCCTTTGGCAACCAGAGCGACTATCTGGAACAGCTTTTCAACTCGGGCCTTGTATTGATTCATGAATTGAGCCGTCCACATCTTGTTATATTCGATTGCCGCACTTTTTTTCATTCCTGCATCTTTTTCTCCAAGCGGAGAGGAGTAGTGCGCAATGAGCCGATCAAGCTCATCTTCACCGAAATTGTTCGAATACGCATGCTTTAAATGGTCATGGAGAGTCTCGACCTGGTCGATCGATTTCCTAATGTCCTTCAAGAATAAGTCGAGAAGCCGTTCAACTTCCCTCTTTTTCTCACCAACCAGATCGGGGTAAGTGCTCGCTATAGATTTTTTTATTTGCTGTTCATAGTCGCTGACATATTTCCGGGTGAGTGAGTCATACTCAGACTCGAGCTCTGAGACGCGGATGAGTGTAAGCAGTTTTTCTACCTTGATGGCCTTCGGGCTTTCTATCGTGCCCGCTTCGGTTGCCATCACGCTCGAAACCAGCGTGATACAGCATACCCATCCTCGCAGAACAGCTCCTGCAATTCCTACATGATGCATCCCTTCCAAGCTAGGCATAGTCTCACCTCTTGCGATCGAGTCTACTCCGATTGGAATGATCGTCAAGAAATAGAGCGCTTCTACTGTCAGGCTTTACTCAACCGAACCGGTCCATAGGTCTGCCGAGCTTGTTGAAGCTCCTTGATATGCTTTCGCAGCGCCGAACCAAATTGAGAATGCTCCACTTCGGATTCAAATCGCTTGCTCTCACATTCAACCCGGTCAATCGCCTCAGCCAACTGCCCAACCAAACGTCGACCAGAGCCAGTCAGCCATCCGAGATGATAGTCGGCATAGTGCAGATCTTGGAGTGAATACCGGACAGACGCCACTTCCTCCAAGCAACGGAAATGTGCCCGTTGCAGATCTCGCTGAATCAGACCCGCCTTCTTCCATCTCCCCATCCCGCGTCGTCCCGAACCCCATGACGAAAGCCGTTGGAATAACAGGGCACCCATGGTGAAGGTGAAGGTCGCATGAAGAATGCCGCGCAACGGCCGCAGACGCCTTCGCCACGGTGAGTAGAAAATCTGCTGGTTGTGGTCTCCTCGATACATGACATGTTTCCGCAGCAGGAGATTCAAATGGTGATGACTGTTCTCATGGATGAGATCGTCGATAAGATCAAGATTGCCACGGTCGAAGCAGTTGATGAAGGAGAGCCCCGGTCGATGCCGGTAGCTGAAGCTGACAACTCCTTTCGCCTGGAGCGGAACAATACGGGAAGTCAGCAGCCTGAGCACATCATGGCCCTCGGGCCACGCAAGCTCGATGGTCTGCCAGGCACGAGCAATGCGTTCAACCTGTCGCCGATCGGTCGCTTTCACAGTTCTTGGCTGGCGATCTTTTCCATAGACCAGTGTCGGGCTGACGGTGACGGGATCATGGTTGCTCTGGATGGCGACGATTGGTGGATGGCAAGCCCACTGCCATTGCCCATCCTCTCCCCGACTCGACCAGATGGGTGACACGATTTTGCCAACATTCACAGTCATACCGGTCGGCTCCACTCGAAACACCACGCGTCCTGACGACTGACGCAGTGCTCGCCGGATCTCACTCGGTGCCTGACACCACGCTTCACCCGTACCAATCGCGATCGTTCCCGCGATTTCACTGCGCTCACAGTTAGTGGCCAGAGTCCCCGGGACATTCCAATACCGTACCTTGTGACTGCGGCACCATCTGACCGGCACTGTCGGATCAAAGCATAGAGACTCCTGAACTAATTCCTGCGCCAGCCGCTTGCACAGCGCAAACAGCCGCTTTTCTAAGCCACTCGTTTGTGGTTGCCCCGTCGGAAAGAGATCATCTAGGTAGCCATGTTCAAAAAACTTTTCCTGACACTCGGCTAGTAATTGCTCAGCAAACTCAGGCCGATCCTGTTCCTCTTCGAACTGCCGGATCACGTCCAGGAGATATACGAGGTCGTTCAGTGTCTCGATCCATCCCACAACCTTCCAGTTGGAATAGATATCCGGTGGAAACTCTGAGCGGAGACTGCCAAGGAAAGCGGTTGGAATACTTAATTTTCTGGTCAGAGCAACGTGGTCGGCATGCAGTTCTCGACACAGTTCAACAAACAGCTGTCGCATCGAGAGACGAAACTCATCTCGCAATTTCTCAAGAGGCAGCGGATCAAGAAGACGCATGCTGAACAGCCACGAATGAGACGCAGGGAGGGACTCTAGCGTAGCCGGAACGTCGGTGCAAGCGAGAAGCCGGATGGTTGCGGCAAATGCCCTTTCATCTATATACCTAGCTATTCGTCCCTTCACCGCTCTACCATGTGGCGAATTGACCGTAGGGGACAGTCGTAACGCAAAGTCAGCACGGGCAGTGGGATGCTCTCATGGCGCTATACCGATCGGATCTCGTCCTGGTCTTGGCAGAGATTACCCCTGCGTTACGAGGAGGTTGGATTCAGAAGATTCATCAGCCCAGGCCACGCACAATTATCTTTGCTATCCGCTCATTGGGTCAGACCTATCGCCTGCTAATCAGCTGCGAACTAGACGTTGCTCGACTCCACCTCACGACCCGACCTCATCAGAATCCTCCTACACCGCCCCCATTCTGTCAGTATCTCAGAGCTCACTTCCAAGGGGCCAGACTCAACGAAATTCATCAGATCACGAATGACCGGATTGTTGAGCTACAGATGACCGGGAAGGAAGGGCCTCACACAATCGTCTGCGAGTTGACTGGCTACAAAGCCGATATGCTGGTGCTCGATACTGAGAGACGCGTGCTCCGCGATTTGGCCAACAAGCAGGATCGTATCGGCCAGCCCTATGTTCCATCGGTTCGAACTGTAGTTGAAGGTTTCGAAAATAAACCCGCCCGTTTCCCAGGAGTAGCCGGCAGTCCGTTCCCCGTTTCAACGGCGATCGAGGCATTCTATGAAACTCAAGAAACAGCCGCTGCTGTCGACCATGCCAAAATGGACAGAGTTCGGTCCCTGAGAAAAACCATCAAGAAAGCACAGCGGTTGATTGAAGCCTGGCGTGGGGATTTGGCCAAGGCACTCGTCTACAAAGACTATTCCCGCTATGGTGAATTGCTCAAAGCCAATTTAGGTGGGATCACAAAAGGCCTCGACCGCATCACCGTTACCGATTATTTTGATGAGCACTTTCCTGACGTCACAATTCCGCTCGACCCGACGAAGTCCCCTCACAGCAATATGGACGAGTACTTTCGGAAGCAGCGCAAGTACCTGGCTGCCGAGCGAGAACTTCAACCACGGATCCAACGCGCCGAACAAGAGATACGCACACTCCAGCAAGAACTCCAGGAGATCGCACAAGGGACCTGGACTCCACCGACAACACGTCCTCAGCATGAACCGGCGAAAACCCGTGCTCGAGCAGTAGCAGGAGGGGAGGTCTCAAAAAGGAGCCATCGACACGGTCCTTTCCGTCGATTCACCTCGAGCGACGGACTCCCGATCTTCGTCGGGCGTAATGCCCGTGAGAACGATGAACTGACGTTCGGCTTAGCCAAGAGCGACGACCTCTGGCTGCATGCTCGTGGAACGCCCGGCTCTCACGTGGTCGTGAGGCTCGACAAAGGAAGCGATCCCCCACCCGAAACTCTATGCGATGCCGCGACCTTGGCACTGCTCTATAGTGATTTGAAGAAGAGTGGGAAAGGCGAGGTCATTTATACACGGCGTAAATGGGTCAAGAAAGCGAAAGGTCAGGCTCCAGGCGCCGTCATCGTCACCCAGGAGAAATCACTGCACATCAGTCTCGACAAGACCAGGCTTGACGCACTCAAAAACCGAAGGAACCAGGAGTAAAACGGCTCCATCCTCACCACGTCACCTCTCCTCAGTTTCCATGCGGCTGCCCCAACGTCTGCGCACTGTTATTCAACAACTTTCATGCAAGAAATATCCCATACCCATTTCCTCTCACGATTTGCATGGACTCGATCGGGAACTTGGTCTCGCATGTGGAGCATGATTTCCCTGATCAAAAATCGGTCCCTATTTTTTCATTAGTATGATCAGGTACCATTGTCTGAACAACACTAGATTGCCAGTTTTTCGCTTCACCATCGCCAATTGGAGACCGCATCGTGAATTATGTCGCGCTCAAAATGCTGTTCGGTGATCGCGCCAAATATCTCATGCTGCTCTGTGGGTTGACCTTCGCGGTCATGCTGATCGTGCAGCAAGGTTCTATTTTCTGGGGCCTCATGATGTGGTCCCAAGCCAATATCAGCAATCTGAATGTGCCCATCTGGGTTACGGATCCTGGCATCGCCCAAGTAGACGAAGTCAAACCCATCGCCAGCACGGCAGTCGACCGCGTCAGAAGCGTCGATGGTGTGGAATGGGCGGTCCCCCTGTACAGAGGTCTATTGCGAGCTCGCCTCGCCAACGGGGAATACCACCAGATCACCTTAACCGGGCTCGAATCAGCGACGCTGATCGGACGCCCCGCTGAGGTCCTTGAGGGTCGGTTCGAGGACATTTTGCAGCCCGATGCCGTAGCTCTGGATCAATGGGCCGTCGAACGGATGGGCGGGCCGACAGTCGTCACAGTCGGAACCATCTTTGAGTTGAACGACAAACTCGCTCGTGTTGTGGCCATTGCAAAGACTCAAAAAAGCTTCACGAATGTCCCTGTCGTCTATACCACCTATGAGCGCGCACTCCGCTATGTTCCGCGCGAGCGCCGTACGCTTTCGTATGTACTGGCAAAAGCCCGTGACGGAATTCCAGTTGCGGACGTCATCCACCGTATCCGTGCCGAGACCGGTCTTGGCGCATTCACCGAGGAAGACTTCGGATTCAAGACGATCATGTGGGTCCTCAAAAACACAGGGATCGGCATCAACTTCGGCACGACAATTCTGCTCGGATTCATCGTTGGGATGGCCATTGCAGGACAAACTTTCTATCTGTTCACCATCGAAAACCTTCGACAGTTTGGCGCGCTGAAAGCTATGGGGGCATCAACCTTCACTCTGGCACGTATGATCCTACTCCAAGC is a genomic window of Candidatus Nitrospira kreftii containing:
- a CDS encoding hypothetical protein (conserved protein of unknown function), translating into MPSLEGMHHVGIAGAVLRGWVCCITLVSSVMATEAGTIESPKAIKVEKLLTLIRVSELESEYDSLTRKYVSDYEQQIKKSIASTYPDLVGEKKREVERLLDLFLKDIRKSIDQVETLHDHLKHAYSNNFGEDELDRLIAHYSSPLGEKDAGMKKSAAIEYNKMWTAQFMNQYKARVEKLFQIVALVAKGKGKQGA
- a CDS encoding hypothetical protein (conserved protein of unknown function); the protein is MRLLDPLPLEKLRDEFRLSMRQLFVELCRELHADHVALTRKLSIPTAFLGSLRSEFPPDIYSNWKVVGWIETLNDLVYLLDVIRQFEEEQDRPEFAEQLLAECQEKFFEHGYLDDLFPTGQPQTSGLEKRLFALCKRLAQELVQESLCFDPTVPVRWCRSHKVRYWNVPGTLATNCERSEIAGTIAIGTGEAWCQAPSEIRRALRQSSGRVVFRVEPTGMTVNVGKIVSPIWSSRGEDGQWQWACHPPIVAIQSNHDPVTVSPTLVYGKDRQPRTVKATDRRQVERIARAWQTIELAWPEGHDVLRLLTSRIVPLQAKGVVSFSYRHRPGLSFINCFDRGNLDLIDDLIHENSHHHLNLLLRKHVMYRGDHNQQIFYSPWRRRLRPLRGILHATFTFTMGALLFQRLSSWGSGRRGMGRWKKAGLIQRDLQRAHFRCLEEVASVRYSLQDLHYADYHLGWLTGSGRRLVGQLAEAIDRVECESKRFESEVEHSQFGSALRKHIKELQQARQTYGPVRLSKA
- a CDS encoding hypothetical protein (conserved protein of unknown function), which codes for MALYRSDLVLVLAEITPALRGGWIQKIHQPRPRTIIFAIRSLGQTYRLLISCELDVARLHLTTRPHQNPPTPPPFCQYLRAHFQGARLNEIHQITNDRIVELQMTGKEGPHTIVCELTGYKADMLVLDTERRVLRDLANKQDRIGQPYVPSVRTVVEGFENKPARFPGVAGSPFPVSTAIEAFYETQETAAAVDHAKMDRVRSLRKTIKKAQRLIEAWRGDLAKALVYKDYSRYGELLKANLGGITKGLDRITVTDYFDEHFPDVTIPLDPTKSPHSNMDEYFRKQRKYLAAERELQPRIQRAEQEIRTLQQELQEIAQGTWTPPTTRPQHEPAKTRARAVAGGEVSKRSHRHGPFRRFTSSDGLPIFVGRNARENDELTFGLAKSDDLWLHARGTPGSHVVVRLDKGSDPPPETLCDAATLALLYSDLKKSGKGEVIYTRRKWVKKAKGQAPGAVIVTQEKSLHISLDKTRLDALKNRRNQE
- a CDS encoding ABC transporter permease; this encodes MNYVALKMLFGDRAKYLMLLCGLTFAVMLIVQQGSIFWGLMMWSQANISNLNVPIWVTDPGIAQVDEVKPIASTAVDRVRSVDGVEWAVPLYRGLLRARLANGEYHQITLTGLESATLIGRPAEVLEGRFEDILQPDAVALDQWAVERMGGPTVVTVGTIFELNDKLARVVAIAKTQKSFTNVPVVYTTYERALRYVPRERRTLSYVLAKARDGIPVADVIHRIRAETGLGAFTEEDFGFKTIMWVLKNTGIGINFGTTILLGFIVGMAIAGQTFYLFTIENLRQFGALKAMGASTFTLARMILLQAFTVGLTGYGVGVGLATAFGFLTARGGNLPFAETWQLLLLVLVALLTICLVSASVSILKLVRLEPAIVFR